AGGTCCACCTTGCAGAGATGGAAACACTGCAAAGTTGATCTTGTCTTCAAAATCATAAACAGCATCTTCTGGCTGGCCCTTCTTGGGAGGCTTAGGGCCCTTCCTGTAGAAGATCATGCCTGACCTTGGCCCTCTAAGACTCTTGTGAGTCGTGGTCGTGACcacatcacagaattcaaatggGTCTGCAGCTTCCTGTACATgacacaagaaaaaaaagttaaaactaAACAAGAAAACGATAGCCCCTGAAAAATAAATCACAAGAGCCTTACTTTAGCAACAGAACCATTAAATCAGACaaaattctttgttttttccaATATTAAGACATGCATGCAAACaacactcaaaaaaaaattcagaactcAGAAACAAAATCCAACTGGATTGTATTCGAACCTTCAAAAATTATGCAGGCTTTAACACTGCATTTGTTTGCTTACAAACAGAACTGAAACTAAATCCAGATATCTAAATACAGTAATATGAGAATTCAAGCTCCTATTAGGTCAATATACATCAAAAAGCTCAGTAGAAGAAATCTTGAATAAGGATATCCAGATATGTTATCTGATATTGCTATATAAATAGAAAATGGAGCCCAACAAGATCAGAACAGAAACGCTGCATTGTGCTTCCATATTCATGAAATTAACTGCTTTGTTTGTTTTCTCATAAACATAAGTCCAACGAAACACAGTCATTTGAATCTAAAATTTTTTGTAAGTGCACGAActtacttttcttttttgtcaaTAAATATCATAACTAATGCAGAACTAGACAAAAACAAATCTAGAATCAGTATATTCAGATCTCACTCGTAAATCTAAGATAGAGGTGCTCCATTTGACCCGATGAAGAATATCATAACTAATGTAGAACTAGGCAAAAACAAATCTAGAATCGGTATAATCAGATCTCATTCTTAAATATATGATAGAGGTGCTCCACATGACCCGATGAAATTGGAGAATTCACAAATCTATTTCTCATTCTTGTAGTCGATAAATCATTCCAGAATCTATACTATAAGCATGCAAGCTTCAAACCTTTGTGAATCAGTTCATTGTGAAGCATAGACAGATCAACTAGAACGAATAAAGCAGGAAATTCAGATCTCTCGCGACcaaatttgaaagaaaaaaaaaacactgatTGCATCAAAAGAACAGAAGTCAGAAGCAAGCAACACATTTACTTGAAGATCACCAAATTCCACAAGATCTAATCTAAGTCCTCGCAACCAAAAGAACAAATCCCATCAATTTCAATCAGATCAACTTATCATGCATCGACATCTACCTCAACCAACACTAGAAGTTGAAACCAAGACGCAGATCTAAAAATTTTATCttgggaggaaaacaaatcCCAAAATTTCATTTTGACAAATACCTGAGCGGCAACGAGGCCACTGATGTGAGCCATGTCGCAGAGGAGGAGAGCGCCGCACTTGTCGGCAATGGATCGGAAGCGGGCGTAGTCCCACTCCCTCGGGTAGGCGCTGCCACCGCAGATGATGAGCTTGGGGCGGAAGTCGAGGGCCTTCTCCTCGAGCTTGTCGTAGTCGATGTAGCCGGTGACGGGGCTGACCTTGTAGGGCAAGCTCTCGAAGTAAATGGAGGTGGCAGAAATCTTCTTCCCGCCGGAGGTGTAGTAGCCGTGGGTGAGGTGGCCGCCGGAGGGGAGGTCGAGGCCCATGATGCGGTCGTGGGGGTTGAGGAGGCCCGTGTAGGCGGCGAAGTTAGCGGGGCTGCCGGAGTAGGGCTGGACGTTGACGCCCCAGCGGGCGGAATCGAGGCGGTAGGCGGCGAGGGCGCGGGCGCGGCACAGGTTCTCGATAACGTCGATGAACTCGTTGCCGCCGTAGTAGCGGTTGCCGGGCATGCCCTCGGAGTACTTGTTGGTGAGAGCACTGCCGAGGGCCTCCATTACGGCGAAGGAGGTGAAGTTCTCGGAGGCGATGAGCTCGATGCCGTGGCTCTGCCGGCGCTTCTCGCGCTCGATCAGATCGTGGATCTCCGGGTCGACGGCGTCGAGAGGGGTGAGGCCCCAGGCGGCGACGGAGTCcatggaggaggaggcggcggtgGAGGCGGTTGAGGAGGAGGCGGTGGCGGCGGCGACGGCGAGGGGGCGGCGGGGGACGAGAAGGGATCTGGGAGGAGGAGGCGTCGGGATGGGGAAGATGAGGTGGGGAGAGGGTGGTTGGAGGCCGCGGCGGAGTCGGCGGTACGAGGGCAGCGGCTTTATAGAAGAGGTGGCAGCTTGTGACCACATGACGGTGTTTGGGTTGTTGGTGCGGTAGGTCACTGCCTCCCTTGGTGGTCATTTTATTTACcttaaaaaaagggagaaacggAAAGACTTTTATTTGGGTACAAATACCGTGTATCTACAAAATATGGTATGTTGATAAAAATGCATGAAATTAAGCTTGATGATAGACTCGCTCCAAATAAACCAGATTGACCCATGATCCAACTCGATCCGGCCTACTTGGACTCGATCCGACCTATTTTAACGGACCCATGAGACCggattgggttttaaaattagATCCGTTCTACTTTTCGGATCGGATGTAGATTTACTATATTCCGATCCGGtctaattcattattttttggaTTAATTTTGGATCGTTTATTCTATGACCCAATACGAACTCGGATATACCCTTAGAGACCGCATGAAGATTTTGGATCTGGATTTTTTCTTAATGCAACCAGAATTTCTTGAAATATATGTAAAAATTGTTCTAAATCCAAAGGATAGGCCATCGAGAGCTTTTGGTGAAGCTTTTCAACCACTTCTCATGATTTTGGAGCATGAAGAGTTTAAGACTCTTGTGGTTCCATTTTCCATCAAGCCAAAGATTGTGTTGGAATCTATTGGAGATTTATTAAAATCAATCAATCATGAAGCATAAGTCTCACCATCCAAATCAGTGTCTCCATGCGCGCTCCAGGATCAGGAGAAGAATGACCATAGCGTAATATGGTCAGACCTCCTGCTTCCTCATTCTTATGTTCtaacaccaaaaaaaagaaaccagCGACCGGCGCATCGTAGAGCCTCTGATTAGTGACTACAAGATAACTCTCCCAAAACTTAATTCCGCTTGTCTGCCCGCCAGCCACCACAGTGTGTGTGTAGCTCAACCCTGCCACCGATTCTCAGGTCATCTCCTTGGCTGGAGAGCCACCACCATGCTCATGTTCCTGCCATCCATGCATGAACCAGAAGCAAGATAGCAAGGAGAAATTGGAAGCTTCATATTCCCAAGTCCACATCCATCTTGTATGATTGCTGATTAGTGCAAGAAAGCAGGTCCTTATCTGCCCAAATCTATTAAAATCACATACTTCatcaagaaaataaagaaaaacgtTATCTTGTTTGCTAAGAAGAACAGTATTGTCCTTTGGACTGAATCTTCTGGCGTGGGCCGTTTAGTTATTTGTCACTAGCCTAAGAGAGATGCAAGGTTCAAATgccatttttgaatttttttatgggTAAATTATATCTCGTTCTGGAAACTAGATACCATAGGATCCATGAATCTTATGAAATCATTCTCTTTGGGTTACTTTACTTTGTATAATTGAATATTTTACAAACCTATAAACATAATGTTTGAGCCTATGAAATGAGCACAAGTGTTTGCAACTTTGGCCAGTTTGGCATAGATAGCTAGTTATGCTACAGAGATTCTTGCTAGATTGCCCGAAGTCGACCTGAATCCAACCTGGATCCGAATTTTTTAGAATGAGACTGGGTTAGATATGGGCTCGACCGGACCTGAATAATCTGTTTAATCAGAAATTTTAGCCGTAGATCCAACCCGATATGACCCGATCTTCTATTTAGCTGGATCTAGGTTTAAtattaggacccgaacaaaatatcgggttgggtcggggtcactcatgacccgGTCCGTCTCGACCCATTTGCGCCCATGCTTTAAAGGTTATACTTGCATGGATAACATGTGGATTATGCGCTCCTCAACCATGGGCTTTGAAAATGTCTTTCTATCGATACAACTATTAAAAGCCACCAAAGCATCATGTAATGGTTAAAATGGGGAAATTTATCTAGAAAACTTTTACTGCTTGAGAACATGCAGGCTAGCTTCTCTTCCGATCATCGGACCATTGCTAGAGAAAGATGGATGCTCCAGAAAAATTGTAAATGGTTTTCCATGTTTTATATCACTTGTAACAATATCATTACTCAAATTTGGATTACTCTCTTTAGTTGTTGGTGGAGGCTACTCAGCAAACTTCAaacttaatataatatttaacaaaaaaaatgtgAAAGATATAAAACATAGATCCCCTATGTTAAGTATAATTTATCTCATCATTAATCATATAGGAAGTAGCAACATAAGCGTTCTAAGGAAGTTTTTGGAAGGCAAATTTGAAGGTACAATGAGATTAGATTTTGAGTATAGCTAGTTATACCTTGACAAGACAAGAACTTACATGAGGAAAAACATGAAGACATGAACCATTGGCAAGAATGATGAGTTTCATCATGTTGCAAACAATTTAGTAGTGCCTCATTAACCTCATTTGCAAATTTATGGTCTCGTTATTAGTTAATACGATCGATAACATTTATCACAAACTATTGGTAATAGCTATTAAAAAATGAATATAGGCAAAATGATGTAAACTAGAAATTGTCCTATAATcctataaatatgaatatttgAGACCATTGAAGAGTTTAGGCAGATCTAACATTcaaatgtttttttcttttttttatgagaaaataatcaaagcttcttaattgATATGATTGACAACATTTTATCATAGACTACCGGTGATAACTAATGAAAAACAGATGAATGTAAACTAGCATAATCAAAAGCTAACCTATAATCATATATACTTGAATATTTTATAGTTTATTAAAGAGTATGGATAGATCTAGATCTTAAGTGCGATATAAATTGAAATATAGGACCTCAAGGAATCCGAAAGTTTTCTATAGATCCCATGATCTATTCATGTGGACCTAAAGCTTGAAAGAGAGCCTAAGCTAGACCATCATGAACCCAAATGATGTATAGATCCATTATTAAGGAGTATCTATATGCTACAAAGTTCCATTATTAAGTAGTATTTTTATGTGGATAGTTTTTAAGTTAAATTTGATATCAACTCATGTTGAGGCCATCTCACGAACCAAGTGTTGCCTAAAATTGGATCACCTAATGAATGTATATaatagaagtttttttttttttgctaaaaatgcCTTTTACATGAAAACAAGGTTGCATACAATTGCATGAACAGATCTTCTTAATTAAGAATATGTTAATGGTCAATCTAACATCAATtttgacaaaaagaaaagaaaggataaGAAGTGGCTTAGAGTAGTCAAGTAAGATTCACCACCCACCCATATTCAAGTAAGATTCACATGCTAACCAGTGATAAGATTAGGGCCATAGAAAATGCAATAAGCTCCTATGGATAGATGATCATCCTGATCTACAGCCCAATCAACATCGGAGAATGCTTGTAAAGTGTGATTAGCGGAAGCAGACAGAAGTAGACCATGAGAAACTATATGTTTTAGATAACACAAAATGCGTTTTACTGCCTGCCAATGAAGTTGTCTCAGTTTATGCTTATATTTACTCACACGTTGAACAGAAAATGCTATATCTCAACGAGTGAAAGCCAGATATTAAAAACTGCCAACAACACTTCGATACAAAGTAACatcatcaaatatatatatgcatatgtatgtatgtatacatgcatgtgtatgtatacatatatgtgaATGTATACATGCATGTGTatgtatacatgcatatatatgtatatatacatatatgtatatatatatatatatatatatatatatacatatatgtgtgtatatatatatagacatatatgtgtgtgtatatatatatagacatatatgtgtgtgtatatatatatatacatatatgtgtgtgtatatatatatatatacatatatgtgtgtgtatatatatagatacatatatgtgtgtgtatatatatagatacatatatgtgtctatatatagatacacatatgtgtctatatatatatacatatatgtgtctatatatatatatatatatatatatatacatatatacatatatatatatatacatatatatatgtacatatatatatatatatacatatatatatacacatatatatatacatatacatatacatatatatatatgtacatatatatatatatatatatatatacatatatatatacacatatatatatacatatacatatacatatatatatatatatatatatatatatatatatacatatatatacatatacatatatatatatacgtatatatatatacatatacgtatatgtatatatacatatatatatatatatatatacacatatgtgtgtatatatatacacatatgtgtgtatatatatatatatacatatatatatatacatatatacatatatatatagatatatatatgtgtgtgtgtgtgtgtgtgtctgtatacatgtatgtatatgtatatacatacatacatacatgtacgTATACGTAGATACATACagatatctatctatatatatacatacatctatatatatatacatgtatatacatacatacatacatacatacatacatatatatgtatgcatgtatgtttgtatgtatgtttatatatatatatatatatatatatatatatatatatatatatatatatatatatatatatatatatatatatatatatatatatatatatatatataagtaaaGTGGAATATAACCTAATTAGTGATGCTAATGGATTTATTCATTATAGAGCCCATTAACCAAATCAGACTTACACCAATATTCAGTATACCATATAATTAAGATAATGGGGTCTAAATTAACCATATAATTACAGATTAATTTCAAGCTCCTTAAATATTCATTCAACGACAACTTAGCctaattaaacaaaataaaatcagTCCATAATTAATGGATCCCACCTTATGAAAAATTCCAACATCCAAAAGCTGATCTCTTCAAAGAAGTAATATCTTTCTTTCACTTTCTTGGTTAAGGCAATTagattttatctatttttttctcaaacatGCATATGAGCAACTAGATTCAATAGAGTCCGAGGCTTGCCGACTTGAGTTGGGTTTGGTTAGCGACATGATGCTCATTCAATTCATATTGATTCTATTATCACTGAGGCATGGTTcatgttgaaaaagaagaatgataGAAGAGAATTATATTTCTGCCCTTCTTTATAATGTAATGAGCAGCCTTTATATAGACTAGGAGGCTAACGAAATTTGGTAAGGCCGATGAaatttggcacaatcaatcacaaattgATCAAGGTAAAGTTTGGCAAggccgactaagtttggcacaatcaatcacaaatcaattaTAATCCTAATCAATCATATGATTTTAACATCTCCCTCAAACTCAAGGTGGTAAAGTAGACACCAACTTgagtttaaaaataaaagatcGCAAGATGCCAGGAAAATGAGTTTTGGTGAAGATGTCCGCAATGAAGATAGATATCAGAGAGAAGGCAACCGAAGCTTAACGATGCTCATAGACGAAAGCAACATAGAAGAAGAGCAAGATACTTGGAATTGGATGATGAAGGAGCCGAAGGTAGCAAATAAAGCGGAGATTGAAGACTCGGACGATGCCATGCGGATGTATGCCTCCATGATCGAGATCACGCCTGCCAAATTTATCCATCCAATTTCAGATGGTACGGTTTGACGTGCCACTGCTGGGTTTTGGAATGAGATCgcgtgatggggacatcagagcccttcatccagatgatcctgagcccccggattgagtcagattTAGATTTGGTCCATTATTTTTCCACCCGGGagaagttgatggggacatcagctaggccaccattttatttgtatatttattttatttttatttctgggcttatttgcattttagggcttatttgtgttatttgtgggcttattaggatttatttctatgtaaggggatttatgcaaattgtgtatttgggccctatatataggaaactattttcatgattagggtttaatgaagaattaagaatttctttcccccacgttttcctctcctttcttcctccttcccttctcattcttctcttcttcttcctccttctcttccccctcttcttctgcttccatTTTAAAGTTACAACACACGGCAGTCATCCCAGGAGTGCATCGTCGCCGCTGCAGCCATTGTTCCTGGATTTGGTTCGGCATCAACTTAGTATCAGAGCTAcggctttgcccctgctgccaaagccctGATCCAGACCTTAGTTTTTTCGTGGGCTGCCTTCACGTGAAGACGGCGTTGGGCACTGTCTTCTCCCGGCCTCTTCTTCCAAACCGAGATCCAACAgaagaacacaaaaaaaaggaacaggGGAAAATCCCTTCGCCAGGTGCACCCCACCCGTCGTCACACCCGCGCCCACCGCCGCCACCAGTCGCCGCCAGCAGCGCCGAGCCACCGTCGGACGTTcttgccgccgccgctgcccagTGAAGGCCCGAGCCCGCCGTCGGAGGAGCCATATCCCACCACCCGTCGCTCCCACGACCGCCTTCACCCCGCGCACAACACCAGCAGCGCCACCAGCTCGCCCGCGCCGCCCACCGCCAACCCGTGGCAAACCTGGGAACGCCAGCCATCCCCCGCTACAGGTCACAGAGTCGCAGCCGTGACTGCCGACGCGTCACCGGAAGCGCCGCCGGCCGGAGCCTGTGATCAGCCCCGCCCGCCACCATAGGTCCCAGAGCCCCGGCCACCGCCATCGTCGTGAAGATCGGAGCCTTTTCCCGAAAccatcgggaggttgaagaaaacgAACCTAACGGGTAAGATCCAAACCCGTTACCCGTTTCTCTATTAGCTCGAAtccattccaaaaaaaaaaaagtgacttGCACGTGAGTGTCCGCAGGGGATTATCGGAGCGGGTCGCGCCCGATAACCC
The window above is part of the Phoenix dactylifera cultivar Barhee BC4 unplaced genomic scaffold, palm_55x_up_171113_PBpolish2nd_filt_p 000263F, whole genome shotgun sequence genome. Proteins encoded here:
- the LOC103696913 gene encoding serine hydroxymethyltransferase 4-like, whose translation is MWSQAATSSIKPLPSYRRLRRGLQPPSPHLIFPIPTPPPPRSLLVPRRPLAVAAATASSSTASTAASSSMDSVAAWGLTPLDAVDPEIHDLIEREKRRQSHGIELIASENFTSFAVMEALGSALTNKYSEGMPGNRYYGGNEFIDVIENLCRARALAAYRLDSARWGVNVQPYSGSPANFAAYTGLLNPHDRIMGLDLPSGGHLTHGYYTSGGKKISATSIYFESLPYKVSPVTGYIDYDKLEEKALDFRPKLIICGGSAYPREWDYARFRSIADKCGALLLCDMAHISGLVAAQEAADPFEFCDVVTTTTHKSLRGPRSGMIFYRKGPKPPKKGQPEDAVYDFEDKINFAVFPSLQGGPHNHQIAALAVALKQAMLPGFKAYAKQVKANAVALGKYLMSKGYKMVTDGTENHLVLWDLRPLGLTGNKVEKVCDLCNITVNKNAVFGDSSALSPGGVRIGTPAMTSRGLVEKDFEQIAEFLHQGVNICLKVQKEHGKLLKDFNKGLVNNKDIENLKTEVEKFSSSFDMPGFQMSAMKYKD